A window of Nonomuraea angiospora genomic DNA:
GCCGCTCGGTGTTCCTGGTCAGCGGCGAGTACACCGACGGGCTGGAGGCCGGGTTCTGGGGGCACGTGGTCGACCGGCTGCAGCACCTGATCCTGCCGACGGTCTCGCTGTCGGTGGGGCTCATCGCGGTCTTCAGCCGCTACCAGCGCAACATGATGCTCGACGTGCAGGGCGCCGACTTCGTCCGCACCGCCCTGGCCAAGGGGCTGAGCAGGCGCCAGGCGCTCGTCAAGCACGCGCTGCGGACCGCGCTCATCCCGGTCGTGACCTATTTCGCGTTCACGTTCGGGGCGCTGCTGACGGGGGCGACGTTCACCGAGAAGATCTTCGGCTGGCACGGGCTGGGCGAGCAGCTGATCAACTCCATCTTCAGCAACGACGTCAACACCGTCGCGGCCATCTCCCTCCTCGCCGCCGTCGCCGTGCTGTGCTCCGCGCTGGCCTCCGACCTGCTGCACGCGGCGCTCGATCCGAGGGTGCGCGCGTGATGACGCTTTCCGACGAGGAGCTCGCCGAAGAACTCACCGACGGCACAGCGGCCACGGCGCCCTCCCGGCTGCGGGTGGTGGCCGGACGGTTCTTCCGCTCCCCGCGGGGGCGGCTCGGGTTCGCGGTGCTGGCCGCGATGTTCCTGCTGGCGTTCGCCGGGCCGATCTTCTCCAGGTGGACCTACACCGACAAGGACTTCACCGCGTTCATGCAGCCGCCGTCGGCCACCCACTGGTTCGGAACGCTCCAGACCGGGGCCGACGTCTACGCGGTCACGCTGCGCGGCATGCAGAAGTCGCTGGTCGTGGGGCTGCTCGCGGCCCTGATCTCCACGGCATTGTCGGCCGTGGTGGGCGCGTTCGGGGGCTACTTCCTCGGGTGGACGGACCGGACGCTGAGCTGGGTGACCGACCTGCTGCTCGTGCTGCCCGGCTTCCTCATCCTGGCGATCATGTCGCCGCTGTTCGAGGCCGGGCAGTGGCCGCTGTTCGTGGTCATGCTGGCGTTGTTCCTGTGGATGGTCACCTCGAAGATCGTCAGGGGGATGACGATCTCGCTGAAGGAGCGGGAGTTCATCCAGGCCGCCCGCTACATGGGCGTGTCCCCCGTACGGATCATCTTCCGCCACGTGATCCCCAACCTGTCGTCGCTGCTGATCGTGGACGCCACGCTCAACGTCAGCAGCGCGATCCTCACCGAGACCTCGCTGTCGTACTTCGGGTTCGGCATCCAGCCGCCCGACGTGTCGTTCGGGACGCTCATCGCCGACGGGTCCAGGACGGCGGTCTACGCGCCGTGGACGTTCTGGTTCGTGGCGGGGCTGCTGGTGGTCACCGTGCTCGCGGTCAACCTCATGGGCGACGCGCTGCGTGACGCGTTCGACCCCACGGCCTCGCGGAGGAGGCGGCGATGAGCCCGGTCCTCGAGGTCACCGACCTCAACGTGTCCTTCGGCGGCGTGCCGGCCGTGCGCGGGGTGAGCTACCACGTGGAGCCCGGCGAGGTCCTGGGCATCGTGGGCGAGTCGGGGTCGGGCAAATCGGTCACCTCGGCGGCCGTCATGGGGCTGCTGCCGCCTGGCGCGCGCGTCACCGGGTCCGTGCGGCTGCACGGCAAGGAGCTGATCGGGGCCTCCGAGCGGGAGCTGACGTCCTTCCGCGGCAAGGCCATCTCGATGGTGTTCCAGGATCCGCTCTCGGCGCTCACCCCCGTCTACCGCGTCGGCGACCAGATCGCCGAGGCGGTGCGCGTACACCAGCGGGTGAGCAAGGAGACGGCCCTGGTCAAGGCCGTCGAGCTGCTGGAGCTCGTGGGCATCCCGCGGCCGGCCGAACGGGCGCTGGCCTTCCCGCACGAGTTCTCCGGCGGCATGCGGCAGCGCGTGGTGATCGCGATGGCCATCGCCAACGACCCCGACGTGATCATCTGCGACGAGCCGACCACCGCGCTCGACGTCACCATCCAGGCGCAGGTGCTGGAGGTGCTGAAGAAGGCGCAGCGCAAGACCGGCGCCGCGATCATCATGATCACGCATGATCTGGGCGTCGTGGCCGGGTTCGCCGACCGGGTGCTGGTCATGTACGCCGGGCGTCCGGTCGAGGTGGGCGACGTGGACGACATCTACTACGGGATGCGGATGCCGTACACGGTGGGTCTGCTCGGCTCGATCCCGCGCGTGGACCGGGGCGCGCGGCAGCCGCTGGCGCCCATCGAGGGCAGCCCGCCCTCCCCCGAGGCGCTGCCGCCGGGGTGCCCGTTCGCGCCGCGCTGCCCGATGAGGATCGACGCCTGCGACGAGGGCGAGCCGCCGCTGTTCGACGTGGGGGCGGGGCACCGGGCGGCCTGTATCCGCTGGCAGGACGTACGCCCCCGCGAGCCCGTCCTCGTCCCCGTGGAGCGGGGGCGGCGCGAGCGCGGCGAGCGCACGGTGCTCGAGGTGCACGGCCTGGTCAAGGAATATCCGCTGCTCAAGGGCTCGATCTTCAAGCGCAGGGTGGGCACGGTGCACGCGGTCGCCGGGGTCGGCTTCGACATCCGGCAGGGCGAGACGCTGGGGCTGGTCGGCGAGTCGGGCAGCGGCAAGACGACCACGCTGACGCAGATCCTGGAGCTGGCCGCGCCGCAGAGCGGGCGCATCGTCGTGCTCGGACGCGACACCGCGCGGCTGAGCGGCCCCGAGCGCAAGGCGATCCGGCGCGACATGCAGGTCGTCTTCCAGGACCCGCTGGCCTCGCTCGACCCGCGCATGACGGTCCACGACATCCTGGCCGAGCCGCTGCGTACGCACGGGCGGCGGCGCCCCGGCCGGCGCGTCGCCGAGCTGCTCGCCCTGGTCGGGCTGGACGCCTCCCACGCGGCCCGCTACCCGCAGGACTTCTCGGGCGGCCAGCGCCAGCGCATCGGCATCGCCAGGGCGCTGGCCCTGGAGCCCCGGCTGCTGGTGCTGGACGAGCCGGTCTCCGCGCTGGACGTGTCGATCCAGGCCGGGGTGATCAACCTGCTCGGTTCGCTGAAGGCCAGGCTGGGGCTGTCCTACCTGTTCGTGGCGCACGACCTGGCCGTCGTGCGGCACATCGCCGACCGGGTGGCGGTGATGTATCTCGGCAGGATCGCCGAGATCGGCCAGGTGGACGCCGTGTTCGACGCCCCGGCGCACCCGTACACGCAGGCTCTGCTGTCGGCGATCCCGCTGCCCGACCCGGTACGCGAGCGCGCCCGGGAGCGGATCCTGCTCGAAGGCGACCTGCCCAGCCCGGCCAACCCTCCGACGGGCTGCCGATTCCGCACCAGGTGCCCGAAGTTCCGCGGCGAGCTCACCGACGAACAACGCACGCTCTGCGTGAACGTCGAGCCCGAGGTGCGTCCGCTGGGCGAGGACCAGGGGGCGGCCTGCCACTACGCCGAGAGGCGCGAAGTCGTATAGACCTCGCTCAGACCAGCTCGCTCAGACCAGGAGGAATTCGCTCGATGAAAGCATCACGTCTTGTCGTGGCCGCCGTTGTCGCGGCCTCGCTGTGCCTGGCGGGCTGCGGCAAGGGCACGGGGGGCGGGCCGGGCCGGGAGAGCGGCGGTGACGAACGTACGATCAAGGCCTACGACATCAACCCGCAGCCGCGCGACAAGGTCAAGGACGGCGGGACGCTGCGGTGGGGCATCAACGAGTTCCCCGCGCAGTGGAACAGGAACCACGTCGACGGCAACCTGGCCATGGCCGCCGTCGTCAGCAACGCGCTGCTGCCCTCGCCGTTCCATTCCGACGAGAAGGCGGAGATCTCGGTCGACCGCGACTACGTGCTCGACGCCGAGGTGACCGACCAGCGGCCCAAGCAGGTGGTCACGTACAAGCTGAACCCGAAGGCCAAGTGGTCCGACGGGAAGCCGATCACCTGGGCCGACTACGAGGCCCAATGGCACGCGCTGAACGGGCGCAATCCGGCCTTCCACATCGCCTCCTCCACCGGCTACCAGGACATCGAGCAGGTGGCGCGGGGGAAGGACGACTTCGAGGTGGTGGTGACGTTCGACAAGCCGTTCGGCGACTGGCAGGCGCTGTTCGGGCCGCTGCTGCCCGCCGCCACGAACCGGACGCCCGAGGCCTTCGACAACGCCTGGCTGAACAAGATCCCGATGACGGCCGGGCCGTTCAAGTTCGGGGGGTTCGACCAGACGGCCAAGACGATCACGATCGTGCGGGACGACTCGTGGTGGGGGAACCGGGCGAAGCTCGACAAGATCATCTATCGGTCGTCGGAGCAGGACTCGCTGATCTCGGCGTTCAGCAACGGGGAGCTCGACCTCATCGACGTGGGGCCGTCGGCGCCCGACTACGCGCGGGCGAAGGGCACGCCGGGGGCGCAGGTACGGCAGGCCGCAGGCCCCGATTTCCGGCATTTCACCTTTAACGGGTCCAGCGAGCTGCTCAAGGACCGCAACGTCCGCCAGGCCGTCCAACTCGGCATCAGCCGCCAGGCCATCGCGCAGTCGGACCTGCAGGGCCTCGACTGGCCGATCGCCCTGCTGAACAACCACTTCTTCATGAACACCCAGGAGGGCTACCAGGACAACGCCGGCAAGCTCGGGGCGTACGACCCCGGCCAGGCGCGGCGGCTGCTGGACGCGGCCGGGTGGAAGCTGAGCGGCTCGTTCAGGCAGAAGAACGGCAAGGTGCTCGACCTGCGGTTCGTGGTGCCGTCGGGGGTCCAGATCAGCAAGGCGGAGGGGGAGCTGGCGCAGACCATGCTCGCCCAGATCGGCGTGAAGCTGACCCTTCAGGCCGTGCCCAGCGATGACTTCTTCACCAAGTACGTCATCCCCGGCAACTTCGACATCACGCCCTTCGCGTACATCGGGACGCCTTTCCCGGTTTCCAGCAGTTTCGGGATCTATGCCAATTCCCCCGACGGCAAGACCTGGAACGCCAATTTCGGCCGTACCGGGTCGCCCGCCATCGACCAGGCCATGAACCGCGCCGCCCAGAACCTCGACCCGGTGCGGGCGCGCGCCGCGGCCAACGAGGCGGACGCGCTCATCTGGCAGGAGGTCAACGTACTGCCGCTCTACCAGCGCCCGCAGAACGTCGCCACCCGCCAGACGCTGGCCAACGTGGGGGCGCGCGGCTTCTACGACCTGCGCTACGAGGACATCGGCTTCACCGGCTGACCTCGTCGGAAGTGTCGGTGGCCGGGTGTAGAAGTGGACGCGTGACTACCAAGCTCACCTGGCCACAGATCCTGGCGTGGCGCCTGCGCAGACAGTTCGTGAGCGAGCCGGACGCGCCCGATCCCGTGGCGGTCGCCCGGCGGCTGTGCGGCGTCCAGACGCAGGTCGCCTCCTCGGCCCAGCTCGCGGTGGCGCTCCGGAGCGACAAGCCCGACCCGGGCGGGATCGACCAGGCCCTGTGGGGCGACCGCACGATGGCCAAGACGTGGATCATGCGCGGCACCCTGCACCTCGTCCCCTCCGACGAGCTGGCCGACTTCTGCGCGGCCCTGGGCACGTTGCGCTTCTGGGAGAAGGGCTCGTGGCAGCGCGGCCACGGGGTCACCGCCGACGAGATCGCGGCGATCATCGACGCGGTGCCCCATGCTCTGGCTCAGAGTGCGTCGGGAGCGGCGCTGACCAGGGAGGAGCTCGTCGACGCCGTGGTGGCGGTGACCGGGGAGGCCCATCTGCGGGAGGCGCTGACTTCTGGCTGGGGCGCCCTGCTCAAGCCGCTGAGTCGCCTGGGCGAGCTCTGTTACGGCCCGCCCCGCGACGGCAGGGTCACCTTCACCTCCCCGCGCACCTGGTTTCCCGGATGGCCCGCCGCGCTGCCGCCGCACGAGGAGGCAGGTGTACGGGTGGCGCGCGCCTTCCTGGGGGCGCACGGGCCGGCCACGCCGGAGATGTTCGACACGTGGCTGTTCGGCGGCGTGGCGAAGAAGACGGTGCTGAAGGGGTGGTTCCGCGACCTGGCGCCCGAGCTGAGCGAGGTGGAGACTGGCGACGGCCCGCCGCTGCTGGCCCTGACCGAGCACCTCGACGACCTCGCCGCCACCCGCCCGTCGACCGAGGTGCACCTGTTGCCGGGCTTCGACCAATACATCCTCGGCGCCCCACGCGGCCTCGCCCCGCTGATCCCGCCGCCCCTCAAGCCCAAGGTGAGCCGTCAGGCGGGGTGGATCTCCCCTGTGGTCGTCCATGAGGGGCGGGTCGCGGGCGTCTGGGAGGCCAAGAACGGCCACATCACCGTCGACCTCGCCGCCCCGGTCCCCCAGGGTCCTCTCGAGGAGGCCATCGCCCGCGTCCGCGCCCTGCTCCCGTAAAGGGTCAGGAGCCGGTGGTGGCCATGATGCGGTCGACGAGGCCCTGGCTGCCCTCCTGACGCGCACAATGCGCACAGCAGTACCAGTGCTCGCCCGACTGCACCCCATGCCCGATGACCTTGGTGCCACAGTGCTCGCAGATGGGCGCCATCCCCTCGATCGCACACTGGAAGCAGTCGAAGGTGTGCACAGCCCCCTGCGCATGCACCTCGAACGCCATGTCGTAGTCGTTGCCGCAGGTCTCGCAGACAGCCATGGTGATCCCCCCTATAGTCCATTCCGCCGGGGGAATACCCGGTTCTATGGCCTCTCTTCCTCAAAGGCCCACCAATTTCCCTAAATGTCCCTCGAAATCGGTCAGGAACGGGCGAAGCGGGCCACCAATGGCAGGCCCAGCAGGCCGAGGAGGGCCAGGGCGGAGGGCAGGCCGAGCCAGCCGCTCAGAACCGCGACGAGCAGCGGGCTGATCACGAACCCCGCGTACGAGATCGTCGACACCCCCCACACCAGCGTCCCGCTCGGGTCGTCGGCGGCGGCCCGGCTGAGGAGGGCGGGCACCAGCGGGCCCAGCGCCAGCCCGGTCACCGCGAAGCCCGCCATGGAGGCGAGCACGGTGCCGCCCAGCCCCGCCAGGATGATGCCCGCGCCGCCGCCCACCCCCGCCACCAGGTACAACGCCCGCAGCGGCACCCGGGGCAGCGCCTGCACGACGAGGCGACCGGCCGTCAGCGCCGCCATGTAGACGGAGGGCGCGGCGCTCGACACCAGGGGCGCGGCCCCCCGGTGCTCCTCCAGCAGCAGCACCGACCACTGCTCGACCGAGTTCTCGATGACCAGGACGCAGGCCGCCAGAGCCCCCACCACGACCGCGGCGCCCCACAGCCCGCGCCTGTCCGAGCCGCCGGACGCGGCGGACGTTCGCTCGCCCACAGGCAGCGCCAGCGCCGTCAAGGACGTGGCGATCACGATCACGGCGATGATCACGAGGACCGTGCCGACGCTCAGGCCCAGGGATCGGGCCAGGCCGGTGGCGGGAGACGCCGCTATGACGGCGACCGGGAAGGCCGCGTGGACGGGCTGGAAGAGGCGGCGGCCGGTCTCGCGCTCGGCGCGCCCCGTGGCCAGGTTCAGGGCGATGTCGAGCGCCCCGCTGGTCGCCCCCACGAGCAGCAGCGACAGCGCGAGCTGCCAGGGCGTGGCCACCAGCCCGATCCCGGCCACGCTGAGCCCGAACAGCGCCGTCGTCACCAGCAGCGCGGTCCGCTCACGCCCCCGTGCCAGCCGCCCGGTCAGCGCCATCGCGGGCAGAGCCCCCACCGGTACGGCGCTCAGCGCCAGCCCCAGGTCCCCCGCCGAGATACCGAGCTCCAGCTTGACGGCAGGCAGGAGGGCCGACCAGGAGCCCCAGAACACGGCCCAGGCCGCGCACACCGCGATAAGCGGCATTTACCACAACCCCTTGAAATTTCGGTCAAGGCACAGTAAAGATCGACGTTGTCCTTATTACCCCCTGCTGAAGGGAAGCTCGTGCTCACCCGAACGGTCATCGCGACGGCCTTGGTCGCGGCCGGGATCGCCGCCACCCCCTCCGCCGCGTACGCGGCCACGGCCGGCTTCACCCCCGAACGCGTCTGCGGCGCCGGCTTCCACCGGGTCAAGGACGGCCACCGGGCGATGAAGACCCGCGAGGGCGCGACGTTCGGACACGTCTACCTGATGTACAACCAGCGCAGCGGCAAGAACTGCGTGGCCGCCATCAAGACCGCGTACACGGGCACCCGCACGGTCACCGGCGCCTACCTGGAGGTCAGGGGCGGCGGCAGGGCGGAGGACGTGCAGAAGTACCGCTTCTACGCCGAGACCGGCCACATCGACGGCAAGTGGAAGTGCGTGAAGTACGCCGGCTGGACCCGTGACCCGGACAACCGCGTCGAGGCCTGGGGCGGCCGCAAGACCTGGGGCAACTGCAAGGGCTGAGGCTCGCCGCCGTCGCGCTAGGGGTAGACGTCCCGGTACGGCGCACCGCCCAGGTACCGGCCCACTCGGCGGCCGATCCCCTATGCGCTGGGGGTCCCCCGCTCTCAGCGCCTCCATGGCGGGTTAGATGTCACTTTCTTCGCGGAAGTTGTCACAACTGGACGGCCTGCCCCGTCCTCCTGGCAACGAACTGAGGAGGAACACATGACCCAGCGGATCAACGTCGCACAGCAGGTTCCGCAGGCCTACCACCATTTCCTGGCCGTGGAGAAGCTGCTGCACGAGAGCGAGCTG
This region includes:
- a CDS encoding dipeptide ABC transporter ATP-binding protein — protein: MSPVLEVTDLNVSFGGVPAVRGVSYHVEPGEVLGIVGESGSGKSVTSAAVMGLLPPGARVTGSVRLHGKELIGASERELTSFRGKAISMVFQDPLSALTPVYRVGDQIAEAVRVHQRVSKETALVKAVELLELVGIPRPAERALAFPHEFSGGMRQRVVIAMAIANDPDVIICDEPTTALDVTIQAQVLEVLKKAQRKTGAAIIMITHDLGVVAGFADRVLVMYAGRPVEVGDVDDIYYGMRMPYTVGLLGSIPRVDRGARQPLAPIEGSPPSPEALPPGCPFAPRCPMRIDACDEGEPPLFDVGAGHRAACIRWQDVRPREPVLVPVERGRRERGERTVLEVHGLVKEYPLLKGSIFKRRVGTVHAVAGVGFDIRQGETLGLVGESGSGKTTTLTQILELAAPQSGRIVVLGRDTARLSGPERKAIRRDMQVVFQDPLASLDPRMTVHDILAEPLRTHGRRRPGRRVAELLALVGLDASHAARYPQDFSGGQRQRIGIARALALEPRLLVLDEPVSALDVSIQAGVINLLGSLKARLGLSYLFVAHDLAVVRHIADRVAVMYLGRIAEIGQVDAVFDAPAHPYTQALLSAIPLPDPVRERARERILLEGDLPSPANPPTGCRFRTRCPKFRGELTDEQRTLCVNVEPEVRPLGEDQGAACHYAERREVV
- a CDS encoding MFS transporter, translating into MPLIAVCAAWAVFWGSWSALLPAVKLELGISAGDLGLALSAVPVGALPAMALTGRLARGRERTALLVTTALFGLSVAGIGLVATPWQLALSLLLVGATSGALDIALNLATGRAERETGRRLFQPVHAAFPVAVIAASPATGLARSLGLSVGTVLVIIAVIVIATSLTALALPVGERTSAASGGSDRRGLWGAAVVVGALAACVLVIENSVEQWSVLLLEEHRGAAPLVSSAAPSVYMAALTAGRLVVQALPRVPLRALYLVAGVGGGAGIILAGLGGTVLASMAGFAVTGLALGPLVPALLSRAAADDPSGTLVWGVSTISYAGFVISPLLVAVLSGWLGLPSALALLGLLGLPLVARFARS
- a CDS encoding ABC transporter family substrate-binding protein, which encodes MKASRLVVAAVVAASLCLAGCGKGTGGGPGRESGGDERTIKAYDINPQPRDKVKDGGTLRWGINEFPAQWNRNHVDGNLAMAAVVSNALLPSPFHSDEKAEISVDRDYVLDAEVTDQRPKQVVTYKLNPKAKWSDGKPITWADYEAQWHALNGRNPAFHIASSTGYQDIEQVARGKDDFEVVVTFDKPFGDWQALFGPLLPAATNRTPEAFDNAWLNKIPMTAGPFKFGGFDQTAKTITIVRDDSWWGNRAKLDKIIYRSSEQDSLISAFSNGELDLIDVGPSAPDYARAKGTPGAQVRQAAGPDFRHFTFNGSSELLKDRNVRQAVQLGISRQAIAQSDLQGLDWPIALLNNHFFMNTQEGYQDNAGKLGAYDPGQARRLLDAAGWKLSGSFRQKNGKVLDLRFVVPSGVQISKAEGELAQTMLAQIGVKLTLQAVPSDDFFTKYVIPGNFDITPFAYIGTPFPVSSSFGIYANSPDGKTWNANFGRTGSPAIDQAMNRAAQNLDPVRARAAANEADALIWQEVNVLPLYQRPQNVATRQTLANVGARGFYDLRYEDIGFTG
- a CDS encoding winged helix DNA-binding domain-containing protein, with protein sequence MTTKLTWPQILAWRLRRQFVSEPDAPDPVAVARRLCGVQTQVASSAQLAVALRSDKPDPGGIDQALWGDRTMAKTWIMRGTLHLVPSDELADFCAALGTLRFWEKGSWQRGHGVTADEIAAIIDAVPHALAQSASGAALTREELVDAVVAVTGEAHLREALTSGWGALLKPLSRLGELCYGPPRDGRVTFTSPRTWFPGWPAALPPHEEAGVRVARAFLGAHGPATPEMFDTWLFGGVAKKTVLKGWFRDLAPELSEVETGDGPPLLALTEHLDDLAATRPSTEVHLLPGFDQYILGAPRGLAPLIPPPLKPKVSRQAGWISPVVVHEGRVAGVWEAKNGHITVDLAAPVPQGPLEEAIARVRALLP
- a CDS encoding ABC transporter permease — translated: MTLSDEELAEELTDGTAATAPSRLRVVAGRFFRSPRGRLGFAVLAAMFLLAFAGPIFSRWTYTDKDFTAFMQPPSATHWFGTLQTGADVYAVTLRGMQKSLVVGLLAALISTALSAVVGAFGGYFLGWTDRTLSWVTDLLLVLPGFLILAIMSPLFEAGQWPLFVVMLALFLWMVTSKIVRGMTISLKEREFIQAARYMGVSPVRIIFRHVIPNLSSLLIVDATLNVSSAILTETSLSYFGFGIQPPDVSFGTLIADGSRTAVYAPWTFWFVAGLLVVTVLAVNLMGDALRDAFDPTASRRRRR